Part of the Tolypothrix sp. PCC 7910 genome, AGCCGCAGAATTAATTGCACCACAGGAAACAACTACAATATCACTAGAGAAAAAGTGAATTTCCCCGTTAATTTCAGCTTCTACAGCATTGACTTCTCGCCCAGAAGAATTTGTATGTAATCGGTTTACCTTAGCTTCTGTAATTAGGGTGACATTATCATACTTTTCTGCTGGACGCACACAATTAACATCTGCATCAGCTTTCGCATCTACTAAACAAGGAAATCCATCACAAGTATTACAACGAATGCAATTACTTAAACGACGATTAACTTCATTTAGCTTAATAGCAAGTGGTAAATAAAACGGATGATAGCCTTCTATTTTGAGTGAATCATGTATTTCTTGAATACGTGGTTCATGTTGAATCGCAGGATAGGGATAATCTTCAGTTGTGCCTGGTTCAGTTGGATCTAAACCTCGCTTACCGTGAACTTCGTAAAGCTTTTCCGCCTCAGTATAATAAGGTGCAAAATCGCGATATTTTAAAGGCCATTCCGGCGAAATTCCACCCTTATGAATCACTTGCTCAAAGTCTTGTTCCCGCCAACGAAATAGCGCCCCACCATAAACTTTAGTATTACCACCTACAAAATAACCTGTGCCGGGATGAATAGTATTTCCTTTTTGGTCATACCAAACTTCGTTAGTATGATAGCGGTCTTTTTGCACCACTTCCACCGTATCCCAGTTAGCTTTCTCACGCGGTAAAAAAGCACCACGTTCCAGAATTAGAATTTTTTTACCAGTCGGAGCTAAACGATAAGCAAGTGTCCCACCACCTGCGCCAGTACCAATAATGATGACATCGTAATGTGCAGTAGCCATGAATTTTATTCCAGTAAAAGAGAGAAATAATTACTAATTCGTAATTGGTAATTCGTAGTTCGTAATTAATTAGTAATCGCGTAAAAATTACGATTTTTTTGACAAGTCTCTTGCGATATTTGATAGTGATCGCGAATTGTTCGGAGTTTAATTTTTGCAATCCTGTAACAAACTCAACTGCTAACCAATCACCTATTACCCATTACCAATTACCCATTCCCCATCCCATCACATATCATCCATCGCATTGTTCACAGCATAATTAGCCATCGCTTCAGTGCGGCGGCGGCTCATTTTCTGCTCATAAGCATCGTAGGCAATACATATCCAAATTAATGTCATGAAGAGAATATTTTTGTTAAAACTTTCTGCACCGTTAGGAAATAAAGTTCCAGCCGGGATAATGCCAAATGCCAAAATGATGCTAAAAGTCATGAGAATTAATAGTAAACCTGTCCACCGCACCCAATAGTTAAGTGCAAACAATGCACCTAATAAAATTTCTGCCAAAGGTAGTAACCAAGCATAGGGAATTGCAATTAACCAAGGTAGCGGCCCTACACCTTCCCATCCCGGAGGAATTCCTGGGCCAATTATTTGCAGTTTTTGAGTAATAACAGTTTGATAGAAACCGTTAGCAACATTAAAGTTGAGATAATTAGCAATCCCAGAAAGAAAAAAGAAAAAGCCAATTGTGATGCGATTAACAGTGATAGCAACCCGGAGGTTAAGTAAGTATTTCATTGATGTACTCCTGAAGATTAAATAAGGGTGATTTCAAGCAGAGAAAGTAGATGAGGCGCACAATCAGGGATGAAAATCTAAATCCTTCCTTCTGCCCCCTGTCTCCTGCCTTCTGCCTTCTTCAACGTGCAGGGGGTGCAAGTTGATTGAGTAGAGTTGGTACCCCTGTCCAATGCAGATTTTGCTGAAATTGCATAGGTTGAGCAGCGCGCCATACTAAGGGAGTAGCGAAAATCACTCCCGCCGCTAAGGTTGCAACTCCAGGTAACCAAGGTGTTTGCCCTAGTTGCATATAAGAAGCAGGACGATGACGCTGGAATAATTCATCGGTAAGCCACTCAGTTGTGATTTTGCGATTATGGGCAGCGTTTGGTAATAGTTGTAAGTATGTGGCTTCCCGAATTAGATGTCCGGGTTGTCCTGGAATCTGAACTTTATTGAACAAGTTCGCCACGCCTTCATTGAGTCCCAGTTTCATCAAAGTCCCGCGCATCTTAATTTCTACAGGGATAGGCGATTTACCTTCGCGCTGACGCTGGATATTTTGCGCGATCGCAATTCCTTGTTGATAAGCTACTTGTGCTGTGGGTGGTTGAGGCTGATCGCTATCTGCAGCACAGTCTCCGGCGGCAAATACTTCGGGAAAATCTGGAAGTTGCAATGTCGGTGTCACTAGTAACCGCCCGCGATTATTTGCAACTGGTAAGTTCATCAATAAGGGATTCGCAGCAGTTCCCGCCGTCCAAGCAATGGTTCCCGCCTGTAAAATTTGTGTTTTGTTATTTTGTTGATACTCGACACCATCAGCTTGAATTTTGCTGACAGCTGCATCAAAAAGAAAATCAACAGGAATTATACGCCCTTTCAACGCACGTTGAGCGGTACAGCGCAAATGGCTATTTACATCCCCTTTGAGAATTTCTTTATTGCGGTTAATTAGCACCACCCGAATTTCCGCAGCATCGCCGCCTAATTCGTCGTACCAAATAGGCAACAAATCTGCTAATGTACAGGCTAATTCAATCCCAGCAGGCCCCGCCCCAATAATGGCAACAGTTAGCAGTAGCCGCCGCCGTGCTGGATCTGAAGTTTGGATTGCTTGATGTAGACGGTGACGTAAATGCTTTCTCAGTGCGATCGCCTGTTCTCCAGATGTAAAAGGCATAGCATATTCTGCCGCACCGGGAGTATTAAAGTAAGTTGTTTTGCTACCAAGTGCTAATACTAAGTTTCTGTAGTTAAAAATCCTACCTGATGCTACAGTCACTTGGCTCTGTTCTAGATGAATTGATTTCACCGTGTCTTGCACAAAAGTGACACTACTACTTGCTAGCAGTTCGTTGTAGCGAGGGTAAACCTGGGCACTATGTAGTTCACCGCTGAGTAGTTCATACAACAACGGTTTAAAACTGAAGCGATCGCGCTGTTCAATTAAAATTATCGGATGGGAATAATTTCGCTGGCTAAGGTGTAAAGCTGTAAACAATCCAGCAAAGCCACCACCCAAGATGACTGTGGCTTGAGACGCTTGCTGCATAAGTTTATGAGTTGCTGTGAGTGAACTGCTTTCAGTATCGCGGTACATAGCAACCCTTAAGTTATGAACAGCTAAAGCTTAGCTGAGAAATTCAATGGAATTTCCGATTAAGTTTTCACTATTTTCTCAGGAATTATTCAGATAAGGAGGGAATTGGTAATTGGTAATTGGTAATTGGTAATTGAGAAAATGACAGTGATCGCTCCACCACTTCACCAAAAAAAATTAGGATAGGCAATGCCCACCCTAATTTTATATATATTTATTTGGAAACATCTAACGGGCGGCTCACCACCCGTTCAGAATAAAATTCCCAGTCCCCAGTCCCCAGTCCCCAGTCCCCAATCCCCAGTCCCCAATCCCTACTTACAACGGACGATAAACGCGATAGTTGATATTCGGGAAGATATTATCCATTAATTCGACTTTTTCTAACCAACCGCTATCAACTTTGCCAATTTTTACATCATCGTAGATTTTATTGAAGCGCATCAAGTGCGATCGCGTTCTTCTCACCGCATAAGGAACCATTGTTCCTGTCCGCATGATAAATGCCCAGTCGGAAGATTGTGCCAATAATAATTCCCGCGCTGCTTGGTTCAATGCCTTCCATTGCAATTCATCTTCTGGTTCCAAGTGCGAGATTTCAATCATCCGTTCAGCGGCTTTGTGCAGATGTGGATAAATCCATGCATTGGTATCGTTTAACCAATATTCATGGAATCCCTTGTAACCCCAACTCGACTGCGAAGGACGACAAACTTGTTGAGTTGGCTGTTCGCGTAAATAATCTGCTAAGTGCGTCATGGCATAGGTTTTTTGGTCATACCATGATTTACGGAACAGGTAGTCAATGAACCAAGGGCCTTCATACCACCAATGTCCAAATAACTCTGCGTCATAGGGCGAAACGATAATCGGCGGACGCTGCATTATCCCATGTAAATGTTCAGCTTGCCGCTCTCGATTATACATAAAGTTAGCAGCATGTTCTGCTGCTTTTTCCCTTGCCCAGTAAGGGTCATAAAGTGCTTTATCGGAAAGTCCTAAGCCACGTCCAGTAATTTTATGATACTTAATACCAGTATTTTTACGCTGACCATTAGGCATGATGTAGGGCTTGATATACTCATATTCTGCTTCCCAGCCCAAATCTTTGTAAAACTCGCGATATTCTGCTGCACCAGGATAGCCCACCTCAGAAGACCATACCTGTTGAGAAGATTCATGATCGCGTCCAAACGCCGCCACACCAGTTTCGGTAAAGATGGGGGCATAGGTGCCAAACCGAGGGCGGGGACGGGCATAAAGAATACCATGACCATCGGTGAGGAAGTAGCGCAACCCTGCATCTGCCAGCATCCGTTCGACACCTTCATAGTAAGCACACTCCGGCAACCAAATGCCTCTAGGTGGTTTACCAAAGGTTTCCTCATAGTGTTCACAAGCTACTTGAATTTGTGCCCACACAGCTTGTGGATACATTTTCATTAGTGGTAAATAGCCGTGGGTAGCACCACAAGTAATAATTTCCAGGTTATTTGTCTCTTGGTACTCCTTAAAAGCAGTTACCAAATCACCCTTATAGCGTTCCCATATCTGACGCGCTTCGTTAAACTCAGTAGCGTAATGTTCTGCTAAATACTTCAAATGTCCATTGTGAATATTACGCTCAGCTTCTAGTTCGATCAGTTCTTCTAGTTGGGCTAAGTGTGCATCATAACGTTCTTGTAATAGAGGATCACGGAGCATTGATACCAAAGGTGGTGTCATGCTCATTGTGATTTTAAAGTCGATACCGTCTCGCTTTAGTCCTTCAAATACTTTCAATAAGGGAATATAAGTTTCAGTAATGGCTTCATATAGCCATTCTTCCTCCAACACATAATCACTTTCTGGGTGACGAACGAAGGGTAGATGTGCGTGGAGAACAAGCGCGACGTAGCCTTTAGCCATAATTATTCTGGGGTGGTACGTGGAAATTGAAGGTCGAGGGGTTTGGCAGAAATTAACAATATTTTAAGACTTTATTGGAGTTGTGACATTAATTAATGATTTTTTCTCAATAAATATCTTTGCACACAAAAATGACCGCTATCTCTACCAAAAATATCTTGAGTAGTGGCGAGAGATGGTGTGACTCCTTTCTCATTCCAGCAAATCCTAATTATGTGAAATCAATAACTTTCAATATCTATTACAAGTGCTAGCCCTAAGGTATAACTGCTAACTATATTTAAATACTGTCTGCCAACTAAATAATTACCTTGTTGCATCAAACCGTATTGAGTTGTGAAGATGCTATCTAGCCTGATAGACCAATACTGAAATCTTTTATTACCCGTAATGCTTTACTTTTATAAACAATAAAACAATTTTTAATCAAGATATAAAATTTTACAATTCAGACAAAAATCAGATTAAACTCAAGCAAAGCAATTAAAATAAGTTTTTATAAAAGTCTTGCTGCATACGTACATATTTATACATTAGAGTATCAATAAACACTTATATGTACTCTAGAAAATTTATAAAGTTTGTATGATTTGTTATATCAAGCAAGTATTACCGTCAAGCAAGTGTTAACATCAAGCTATCCTATAATGTAAATCTTGCCTGCAAAGTGTGTTACTTTGTGGGTTTTCTCATTTTAGTTAAAACCCATAGACCCATTCCAAAAAACATCTTTGGTGTACAACCTGAGCGCGACGACAACGCAACTCAAAACATCAGAGCAGAAGGCATACGAATATTATCTATTAACGGAGGGAACCCCGTTATTGCTGGAAAGAGGCGGAGTCGTACCAACAAACCGCAAGGTAGAAGAGCATCGATGAAGCCAGAAGCCAACACTTGTTGGTAGTGCACGAGACAAGCTACTCCGCGTATAGGCACTCTATTCTTCACTATCTTGGTATAAATCCTGTAAAGCTTGCAGTTGTGTCTTGCGAGCCACACGGCGATATTTTTTACTTTCTAATTTTGGTTCGTATTGAGCCTGACCTTTACCTTTAGTTTTTAACTTCAGCGTAGATTCGGGGTCTGCTTGTTGTTGACGCTGAGTTTGATAGGCGATCGCATCGGACAAAAATTCTAAATAATGTTGATAGCGTTCCCAGTCACCCCGAACAACACAATCAGGCTCTTCTCGATGCAGGCAATCACTAAACCGACAGCTACCAGTTGCTAACCGCGCTCTGGCTTCGGGGAAATAATATACTAATTCTTCGGGAGTACAATCAAGGTCAGGTTGGTTAAAGCCGGGGGTATCAGCGAGTAACCCTTTAGTAGGCAATTCAAATAACTCTACGTGGCGGGTAGTGTGGCGACCGCGAGCTAATTTACCTGATACTTCACCGACGCGCAAATTTACATTAGGAACCAGTGAATTAATTAAACTTGATTTGCCAACCCCAGATGGGCCAGCTATTACGGTAATTTTATTATTTAGATATTCAGATAAATGGTCAATATTTATACCATTCCTGACGCTAATAAATATTGGCTCATAACCCCAAGCAATCAAGCGATCGCTAATTTCTTGTTGCATTTGTGGTGAAACCAAATCACTTTTATTCAGGCATAACAGCACATCTAAATTAGTAGATTCCCCTTTCACCAAAAAGCGACTTAACTGATAGGGTTCCAAAGGCGGATCGGCAACAGCAAATACCAGCAGAATTTGGTTGGCATTAGCAATTGGTGGACGGTCTAACTCAGTTTGACGGGGTAGAACATCAGCGATCGCCCCACGTCCACCAGCCCAATCGGGTTCTTCAATGACGACGCGATCGCCCACCATCACCTGTTGACCAATTTTTTTCAAGCGTGTTCTGCGGGTGCAAAGGAGCATTGAGGGATAGGAGGAGTCAGTGAAATTTTCATCGGATTTTTTCTCCTTGTCCCCTATTGCCCTTGTCTCCTTGTCCCCTACATCTAGCTGTACTTGATAAAAATTTGCCTGTACAGCTAACACTGTACCGAGTAACTGTCCAGTAGCAAAATCAACTTCTCCTGTCATTGGGCGATCGCTGGACGACGTACCAACAAGGAAAAATAACCAGCGCAATCTGCAATTTGTTCCACCTGATAGCCTGCCATGATCAAGCTATCAGGAACTTGCTCAATTGGCTCCCCAGGGTCTAGCCAGACTTCTAGCAAACCTCCAGGTGGCATTTTTTCCAGACGTAATTTTGTCCGCACAAAATTTATCGGGCAAGGAGTCCCGCGTAAATCAAGTTGAGCATCAGGAGATGAAAGAGAAGATAGCTTCATTACTTAAACAGATTACCCAAGAATCCTTCTAGACCACCTTTACCAGTGCGGTCTCCCTTAATTTTAGCGAGCTTCTCTAACAATTCTCTCTCCTCTGGGGTTACCTTGGTAGGAATATCAATTAGTACCGTCAGCAAGTGGTCACCCCGACTTACAGGATTACCTAAGCGTGGGACACCACGATTTTCTAACTTCATCACTGTATTAGGCTGGGTTCCCGGGGGAATAATTAGTTCCACTGGCCCATCAACCGTATCTACCTCCAAACGGCAGCCTAAAATTGCTTGCAGGTAACTAACTTTAATTTCCGAAAGAATGTTAATGCCATCCCGATGAAATTCTTCGTCTTCATTTACGAATAAATAGACGTATAAATCTCCTGGTGGGCCTCCTCTTTGTCCTGCATCTCCTTCTTGAGAGATTCGCAAGCGCGTACCATTATCCACACCAGCGGGAATGGTGATTTTCAGCTTCTTGGTGATTTGATTTGTACCTTTACCATCACAAGCTTCACATTTATCTTCAATCACCATCCCTGTACCGTTACAGGTAGGACAAGTTGAAACTTGGGTAAAACTGCCAAAAGGCGTTCTAGTGACACGACGTACTTGACCAGAACCGCTACAAGTTGAACAAGTCCGCGGACGAGTTCCTGGTTTTGCACCGGAACCGCTACAGATATCACAGGTTTCTAGATGCGAAATGCGAATTTCTTTCTCACCGCCAAATACCGCTTCTCTAAAATCTAACTTCAGGTCTA contains:
- the dnaJ gene encoding molecular chaperone DnaJ, which codes for MARDYYEILGVSRDADKEEIKQAYRRLARKYHPDVNKEPGAEERFKEINHAYEVLSEPEIRERYNRFGEAGVSGAGAGYQDVSEGFADIFESIFSGFAGGMGGQTQRRRSGPVRGDDLRLDLKLDFREAVFGGEKEIRISHLETCDICSGSGAKPGTRPRTCSTCSGSGQVRRVTRTPFGSFTQVSTCPTCNGTGMVIEDKCEACDGKGTNQITKKLKITIPAGVDNGTRLRISQEGDAGQRGGPPGDLYVYLFVNEDEEFHRDGINILSEIKVSYLQAILGCRLEVDTVDGPVELIIPPGTQPNTVMKLENRGVPRLGNPVSRGDHLLTVLIDIPTKVTPEERELLEKLAKIKGDRTGKGGLEGFLGNLFK
- a CDS encoding glycoside hydrolase family 57 protein, which encodes MAKGYVALVLHAHLPFVRHPESDYVLEEEWLYEAITETYIPLLKVFEGLKRDGIDFKITMSMTPPLVSMLRDPLLQERYDAHLAQLEELIELEAERNIHNGHLKYLAEHYATEFNEARQIWERYKGDLVTAFKEYQETNNLEIITCGATHGYLPLMKMYPQAVWAQIQVACEHYEETFGKPPRGIWLPECAYYEGVERMLADAGLRYFLTDGHGILYARPRPRFGTYAPIFTETGVAAFGRDHESSQQVWSSEVGYPGAAEYREFYKDLGWEAEYEYIKPYIMPNGQRKNTGIKYHKITGRGLGLSDKALYDPYWAREKAAEHAANFMYNRERQAEHLHGIMQRPPIIVSPYDAELFGHWWYEGPWFIDYLFRKSWYDQKTYAMTHLADYLREQPTQQVCRPSQSSWGYKGFHEYWLNDTNAWIYPHLHKAAERMIEISHLEPEDELQWKALNQAARELLLAQSSDWAFIMRTGTMVPYAVRRTRSHLMRFNKIYDDVKIGKVDSGWLEKVELMDNIFPNINYRVYRPL
- a CDS encoding sulfurtransferase TusA family protein, with amino-acid sequence MKLSSLSSPDAQLDLRGTPCPINFVRTKLRLEKMPPGGLLEVWLDPGEPIEQVPDSLIMAGYQVEQIADCAGYFSLLVRRPAIAQ
- the rsgA gene encoding small ribosomal subunit biogenesis GTPase RsgA is translated as MTGEVDFATGQLLGTVLAVQANFYQVQLDVGDKETRAIGDKEKKSDENFTDSSYPSMLLCTRRTRLKKIGQQVMVGDRVVIEEPDWAGGRGAIADVLPRQTELDRPPIANANQILLVFAVADPPLEPYQLSRFLVKGESTNLDVLLCLNKSDLVSPQMQQEISDRLIAWGYEPIFISVRNGINIDHLSEYLNNKITVIAGPSGVGKSSLINSLVPNVNLRVGEVSGKLARGRHTTRHVELFELPTKGLLADTPGFNQPDLDCTPEELVYYFPEARARLATGSCRFSDCLHREEPDCVVRGDWERYQHYLEFLSDAIAYQTQRQQQADPESTLKLKTKGKGQAQYEPKLESKKYRRVARKTQLQALQDLYQDSEE
- a CDS encoding GMC oxidoreductase — its product is MATAHYDVIIIGTGAGGGTLAYRLAPTGKKILILERGAFLPREKANWDTVEVVQKDRYHTNEVWYDQKGNTIHPGTGYFVGGNTKVYGGALFRWREQDFEQVIHKGGISPEWPLKYRDFAPYYTEAEKLYEVHGKRGLDPTEPGTTEDYPYPAIQHEPRIQEIHDSLKIEGYHPFYLPLAIKLNEVNRRLSNCIRCNTCDGFPCLVDAKADADVNCVRPAEKYDNVTLITEAKVNRLHTNSSGREVNAVEAEINGEIHFFSSDIVVVSCGAINSAALFLRSANDQHPNGLANSSDQVGRNFMKHQNGAIIGVSLKSNPTSFQKTLAINDFYWGDEDYDYPMGHVQLLGKVNADMIAQESPSVLGLSFRERHTFEAIATHSVDWWLTAEDLPDSNNRVMLRNNSVQLNYTENNTEAYNRLLNRWTQVLKMIGCGEKIIPASFYFRKKLPLQGVAHQCGTCRFGEDPKTSVLDINCRTHDVDNLYVVDGSFFRSSAAVNPTLTIIANALRVGDRLIERLA
- a CDS encoding NAD(P)/FAD-dependent oxidoreductase, with product MQQASQATVILGGGFAGLFTALHLSQRNYSHPIILIEQRDRFSFKPLLYELLSGELHSAQVYPRYNELLASSSVTFVQDTVKSIHLEQSQVTVASGRIFNYRNLVLALGSKTTYFNTPGAAEYAMPFTSGEQAIALRKHLRHRLHQAIQTSDPARRRLLLTVAIIGAGPAGIELACTLADLLPIWYDELGGDAAEIRVVLINRNKEILKGDVNSHLRCTAQRALKGRIIPVDFLFDAAVSKIQADGVEYQQNNKTQILQAGTIAWTAGTAANPLLMNLPVANNRGRLLVTPTLQLPDFPEVFAAGDCAADSDQPQPPTAQVAYQQGIAIAQNIQRQREGKSPIPVEIKMRGTLMKLGLNEGVANLFNKVQIPGQPGHLIREATYLQLLPNAAHNRKITTEWLTDELFQRHRPASYMQLGQTPWLPGVATLAAGVIFATPLVWRAAQPMQFQQNLHWTGVPTLLNQLAPPAR
- a CDS encoding DoxX family membrane protein gives rise to the protein MKYLLNLRVAITVNRITIGFFFFLSGIANYLNFNVANGFYQTVITQKLQIIGPGIPPGWEGVGPLPWLIAIPYAWLLPLAEILLGALFALNYWVRWTGLLLILMTFSIILAFGIIPAGTLFPNGAESFNKNILFMTLIWICIAYDAYEQKMSRRRTEAMANYAVNNAMDDM